One Etheostoma spectabile isolate EspeVRDwgs_2016 chromosome 12, UIUC_Espe_1.0, whole genome shotgun sequence genomic window carries:
- the LOC116699776 gene encoding probable cation-transporting ATPase 13A3 isoform X7, whose amino-acid sequence MSVISIATSLYSIKKQYVMLHDMVAAHSVVRVSVFRGNKDIEQAMSTDLVPGDVIIIPANGMIMPCDAVLICGTCIINESMLTGESVPVTKTSLPSLGEEAAVSYNVEEHKRHTLFCGTHVIQTRFYAGELVKAVVVRTGFSTEKGQLVRSILHPKPTDFKLYRDAYLFLLCLVGVAGVGFIYTVVLSIMNKVPVKTIIIESLDIITITVPPALPAAMTAGIVYAQRRLKRVGIFCISPQRINMCGQLNLVCFDKTGTLTEDGLDLWGVQTAEDGSFSPPEADAAKGSLVNSAFVACMATCHSLTKIEGELSGDPLDLKMFNATGWILEEPTEEETALHNPIMPTVVRPPKHSIPEASQKNPLTQNMELSELSPFEIGIVRQFPFSSTLQRMSVVVRRLGEKHMNAFLKGAPEVVASLCKQHTVPQSFPETLESYTRQGFRVIALAHRQLEAKLSWHKVQSLSRDLIETNMEFLGLIIMQNKIKEETAGVLRELRQANIRTLMVTGDNMLTAISVARECGMVRANERVIIAEAAPPKDFHLASITWHYTENPAPTTKDNQTVEINLRDEEYDKKVPQQEQRYHFAVTGRTFAVITEHFPQLVQKLVLRATVFARMAPDQKTQLVEVLQSIDYTVGMCGDGANDCGALKRAHSGISLSELEASVASPFTSSTPNISCVPNLIREGRAALITSFCVFKFMALYSIIQYLSVTLLYSILSNLGDFQFLFIDIAIILIIAFTMSLSPAWKELVWQRPPSSLISGPLLFSVLTQILTSLVFQVLAFLLVRQQSWYETWTPQSDACNVSRSSPSHSLNVTSPHDHKNIRNYENTTLFYVSSFQYLAVAIIFSKGKPFRQPSYKNWPFMLSCIGLYTFLLLIMLYPVPAIDSFLEIVCVPPDWRVTLAIIVIVNAAVSFMLEILILDIILRRLDFRCNQGLNRPTEPPSADTLQEANDHWGSSFLSWLLCRRSKPPRVRYMYLALELQDDVDWPPRPSTVTYASDSQSHTSAPL is encoded by the exons ATATTGAACAGGCCATGTCAACAGATCTCGTGCCCGGTGATGTCATCATTATTCCAGCGAATGGGATGATCATGCCCTGCGACGCTGTGCTTATCTGTGGGACCTGCATCATAAATGAGAGCATGCTGACAG GAGAGAGCGTGCCAGTTACCAAGACAAGTCTGCCTAGTTTAGGCGAGGAGGCGGCCGTGAGCTACAACGTGGAGGAGCACAAGAGACACACCCTGTTCTGTGGTACCCACGTTATCCAGACCCGCTTCTACGCTGGAGAACTGGTGAAGGCCGTTGTGGTCAGAACAG GCTTCAGCACAGAGAAAGGCCAACTGGTGCGCTCCATCCTCCACCCTAAACCCACAGACTTCAAGCTGTACCGCGATGCTTACCTGTTCCTGTTGTGTCTGGTGGGGGTGGCGGGGGTCGGCTTCATCTACACCGTCGTCCTCAGTATCATGAACAAG GTTCCAGTTAAAACGATCATCATTGAATCTCTGgacatcatcaccatcaccgTGCCCCCGGCCTTACCGGCAGCCATGACAGCAGGCATCGTGTACGCCCAGCGCCGTCTGAAGCGCGTAGGCATCTTTTGCATCAGTCCTCAAAGGATCAACATGTGCGGTCAACTCAACCTGGTTTGCTTTGACAAG aCTGGTACTCTGACCGAAGATGGTTTGGACCTGTGGGGTGTTCAGACAGCTGAAGATGGCAG CTTTTCTCCCCCAGAGGCTGATGCAGCTAAAGGAAGTCTGGTTAACAGTGCATTTGTGGCCTGCATGGCTACCTGCCACTCACTGACCAAGATAGAGGGCGAGCTCTCCGGAGACCCTTTAGACCTCAAGATGTTCAACGCTACAGGCTGG ATCCTAGAGGAGCCCACAGAGGAAGAGACTGCACTCCACAATCCCATAATGCCCACTGTTGTGCGACCTCCAAAGCATTCCATCCCTGAAGCCAGTCAGAAAAATCCACTAACGCAGAACATG GAGCTGTCTGAATTATCA CCATTTGAGATTGGTATTGTGCGTCAGTTCCCCTTCTCCTCCACGCTGCAGAGGATGAGTGTGGTGGTCAGGAGGCTGGGGGAGAAACACATGAACGCTTTCTTGAAGGGAGCGCCGGAGGTGGTGGCCAGCCTCTGCAAACAGCACACAG TTCCACAGAGCTTCCCAGAGACTCTGGAGAGCTACACCAGGCAGGGCTTCAGGGTTATTGCCCTGGCACATCGACAGCTGGAGGCCAAACTCTCTTGGCACAAAGTCCAGAGCCTCAGCAG GGACCTGATAGAAACCAACATGGAGTTCCTTGGTTTGATCATCATgcagaacaaaataaaagaggaaACTGCCGGGGTTTTACGTGAATTACGTCAAGCTAACATCCGCACTTTGATGGTTACGG GTGACAACATGTTGACGGCGATATCAGTGGCTCGAGAATGTGGGATGGTCCGTGCGAATGAGAGGGTCATAATTGCAGAGGCTGCGCCTCCTAAAGACTTCCACCTTGCGAGCATCACGTGGCATTACACTGAAAACCCCGCTCCCACCACCAAGGACAATCAG ACTGTGGAAATAAACCTGCGGGACGAGGAATATGACAAGAAAGTTCCTCAGCAGGAACAACGCTATCACTTCGCTGTGACCGGCAGAACCTTTGCTGTTATCACTGAGCACTTCCCTCAACTCGTCCAAAAG CTGGTGTTGAGAGCCACTGTGTTTGCCCGCATGGCTCCAGACCAGAAGACTCAGCTGGTGGAAGTCCTGCAGAGCATCGA CTACACTGTTGGGATGTGTGGGGATGGTGCTAATGACTGTGGA gcttTAAAGCGAGCTCACAGCGGGATCTCTCTGTCTGAGCTGGAGGCTTCTGTTGCTTCACCCTTCACCTCCTCCACCCCCAACATCTCCTGTGTCCCCAACCTCATCAG GGAGGGCCGAGCTGCCCTCATCACATCGTTCTGCGTGTTCAAGTTCATGGCTCTGTACAGCATCATCCAGTACCTCAGCGTCACCCTGCTGTACTCG ATTCTGAGCAACTTGGGAGACTTCCAGTTCCTCTTCATTGACATTGCCATCATTCTCATCATTGCCTTCACAA TGAGTCTGAGCCCGGCGTGGAAGGAGCTGGTGTGGCAGCGCCCCCCGTCCAGTCTGATCTCCGGCCCGCTCCTCTTCTCCGTCCTGACCCAGATCCTCACCAGCCTGGTCTTCCAGGTCCTGGCTTTCCTCTTAGTACGACAGCAGAGCTGGTACGAGACATGGACGCCTCAGTCAGA TGCCTGTAATGTTTCCAGATCCAGTCCCTCTCACAGCCTGAATGTAACAAGCCCTCATGAccacaaaaacatcaggaacTACGAGAACACCACCCTCTTCTACGTCTCCTCCTTCCAGTATCTGGCTGTGGCCATCATTTTCTCCAAGGGAAAGCCCTTCAGACAGCCAAGCTACAAGAACT GGCCGTTCATGCTGTCCTGCATCGGTCTGTATACgtttctcctcctcatcatgCTGTATCCTGTTCCGGCCATCGACAGCTTCCTGGAG ATCGTGTGTGTTCCCCCTGACTGGCGCGTTACACTGGCCATCATTGTCATAGTGAATGCGGCTGTGTCTTTCATGCTGGAG ATTTTGATCCTTGACATCATCTTGCGGAGGCTAGATTTCAGATGCAATCAGGGGCTAAATCGCCCTACAGAGCCCCCCTCTGCTGACACACTTCAG GAGGCCAATGACCACTGGGGCTCGTCCTTCCTCTCCTGGTTGTTGTGTCGGAGAAGCAAGCCCCCGAGGGTGCGCTACATGTACCTGGCCCTGGAGCTGCAGGACGACGTCGACTGGCCCCCAAGACCCTCCACTGTAACCTACGCCAGCGATTCACAATCCCACACCTCTGCCCCCCTCTGA